Proteins found in one Micropterus dolomieu isolate WLL.071019.BEF.003 ecotype Adirondacks linkage group LG10, ASM2129224v1, whole genome shotgun sequence genomic segment:
- the atf3 gene encoding cyclic AMP-dependent transcription factor ATF-3, translating to MMLQHSGPSLADISCSALVPCLSPPGTLTLDDFTNFTPIVKEELRLAIQTKRLSNGLSADISSDGASSSSDRASEYLACGSGVKREVTPQEHDRRKRRRERNKIAAAKCRNKKKEKTECLQKESEKLESVNADLKAQIEELKQQKQQLVYMLNLHRPTCIVRAQNGQTPEDERNLFIQHIKESTLQLHNLTSSTTTTSSSSSLSTSISTVAPVDGGFLSLDHIHCSSHL from the exons ATGATGCTGCAGCACTCGGGTCCCTCGCTGGCTGACATCAGCTGCTCCGCCTTGGTCCCCTGCCTCTCCCCGCCTGGGACGCTCACCCTGGACGACTTCACCAATTTCACACCCATTGTGAAAGAGGAGCTGCGGCTGGCCATCCAGACCAAGCGGCTGTCCAACGGGCTCAGTGCTGACATAAGCTCCGACGGCGCCAGCTCCAGCTCGGACCGAGCCTCAGAGTACCTTGCCTGTGGATCAGGAGTCAAAAGAGAG GTGACACCTCAGGAGCACGACAGGCGAAAGAGGcggagagagaggaacaaaatTGCTGCTGCCAAGTGCCGCaacaagaagaaggagaagacagAGTGTCTGCAGAAG GAATCAGAGAAACTGGAGAGTGTCAACGCGGACCTGAAGGCTCAGATCGAGGAGCtgaagcagcagaagcagcagctggtCTACATGCTCAACCTGCACCGGCCGACCTGCATCGTCCGAGCCCAAAACGGACAAACGCCCGAGGACGAGAGGAACCTCTTCATCCAACACATCAAGGAGAGCACCTTACAACTCCACaacctcacctcctccaccaccaccacctcctcctcttcctccttgtcCACATCCATCTCCACAGTGGCACCTGTAGATGGTGGATTTCTTTCCCTTGATCACATTCATTGTTCCAGTCACCTATGA